A single genomic interval of Oceanithermus profundus DSM 14977 harbors:
- a CDS encoding RNA-binding protein: MNLEDLVKKARGGRVVASGFLNPEEQEALRALAAREGLGLAWFGGLPAAERRLGVLHPPEVPAVSDPTWVGWLAAEDPERAAARLRRALDAGELGDVRLTPEGVLFAATRAAQARLAGAGLAAVDPPEAHRPRERRKTRTLVVPSLRVDVVGAKGLGVSRSYFAKGVKAGKVRLRGRVAGAKDEVREGDTLIAEGLGQVTLVRVVGRTARGNYKVELTAEK, encoded by the coding sequence GTGAACCTCGAAGACCTGGTCAAGAAGGCCCGCGGCGGCCGGGTGGTGGCGAGCGGCTTCCTGAACCCCGAAGAGCAAGAAGCGCTGCGCGCCCTGGCCGCGCGCGAGGGGCTGGGCCTCGCCTGGTTCGGCGGCCTGCCCGCCGCCGAGCGGCGGCTGGGGGTGCTGCACCCGCCCGAGGTGCCCGCGGTGAGCGACCCCACCTGGGTGGGCTGGCTGGCCGCCGAGGACCCCGAACGGGCCGCCGCGCGGCTGCGCCGGGCGCTGGACGCGGGCGAGCTGGGCGACGTGCGCCTCACGCCCGAGGGCGTCCTCTTTGCGGCCACCCGCGCCGCGCAGGCCCGCCTCGCGGGGGCCGGCCTCGCCGCGGTGGACCCGCCCGAAGCGCACCGCCCGCGGGAGCGCCGCAAGACCCGCACCCTGGTCGTCCCCTCGCTGCGGGTGGATGTGGTGGGGGCCAAGGGGCTGGGCGTGAGCCGCAGCTACTTCGCCAAGGGGGTGAAGGCGGGCAAGGTGCGGCTGCGCGGCCGCGTGGCCGGCGCCAAGGACGAGGTGCGCGAGGGCGACACCCTGATCGCCGAGGGGCTGGGGCAGGTCACGCTGGTGCGCGTCGTCGGCCGCACCGCCCGCGGCAACTACAAGGTCGAGCTGACCGCCGAAAAATAG
- a CDS encoding PaaI family thioesterase, with the protein MRIAIQDTYPDDVAHCYGCGRLNPHGYQLKTYPAGELTESRFTPEPYHTAIPGFVYGGLIASLIDCHSTGSAAIFKMRAEGKEPGSEQAPRFVTAHLEVDYLAPTPLGVELRLVGRAVEVKERKVVVDTEMFAGEKLVAKGHAVLVRMPETMAGR; encoded by the coding sequence ATGCGGATCGCCATACAGGACACCTACCCCGACGACGTGGCCCACTGCTACGGCTGCGGCCGCCTCAACCCCCACGGCTACCAGCTCAAGACCTACCCCGCGGGCGAGCTCACCGAGAGCCGCTTCACCCCCGAGCCCTACCACACCGCCATCCCCGGCTTCGTCTACGGCGGCCTGATCGCCAGCCTGATCGACTGCCACTCCACCGGCTCGGCGGCGATCTTCAAAATGCGGGCCGAGGGCAAGGAACCCGGCAGCGAACAGGCCCCCCGCTTCGTGACCGCCCACCTGGAGGTCGACTACCTGGCCCCCACGCCGCTGGGCGTGGAGCTCAGGCTCGTGGGGCGGGCGGTCGAGGTGAAGGAGCGCAAGGTCGTCGTCGACACCGAGATGTTCGCCGGCGAAAAGCTCGTCGCCAAGGGGCACGCGGTGCTGGTGCGGATGCCCGAGACGATGGCCGGGCGATGA
- a CDS encoding carboxypeptidase regulatory-like domain-containing protein, with protein sequence MYKKLGFLSVLAVLALALSACGGVAVPRGTATLSGTVVDATTGLALAGAKACFVYNGALTEICDVTDANGAFVLQLLPAGDHAVQVSKTGYTTARENVQLAAGATTTIRVALNPGLNSGELRIVLSWGADPSDLDSHLWVPQGTGYYEVYFNDQGDCSADPWACLDVDDTTSYGPETITIAQLQSGTYSYAVHWYAGTGSWAGSEAVVRVYDSGGLIATYTAPNNANEPGASGAEWWYVFDLTGTTLTPKNTLSTNPPHTSAVTSLGVK encoded by the coding sequence ATGTATAAGAAGCTTGGATTTCTTTCGGTACTTGCGGTATTGGCTCTGGCCCTCTCGGCGTGCGGCGGCGTCGCCGTGCCCCGCGGCACCGCCACCCTCAGCGGCACGGTGGTCGACGCCACGACGGGGCTGGCGCTCGCGGGCGCCAAGGCCTGCTTCGTCTACAACGGCGCCCTGACCGAGATCTGCGACGTCACCGACGCCAACGGCGCCTTCGTACTGCAGCTCCTGCCCGCCGGCGACCACGCGGTCCAGGTGAGCAAGACCGGCTACACCACGGCCCGCGAGAACGTGCAGCTGGCGGCCGGCGCCACCACCACGATCCGGGTGGCGCTCAACCCGGGGCTGAACAGCGGCGAGCTGCGCATCGTGCTCAGCTGGGGCGCCGACCCCAGCGACCTCGACTCGCACCTCTGGGTTCCCCAGGGCACCGGCTACTACGAGGTGTACTTCAACGACCAGGGCGACTGCAGCGCCGACCCCTGGGCCTGCCTGGACGTGGACGACACCACCAGCTACGGCCCCGAGACGATCACGATCGCCCAGCTGCAAAGCGGCACCTACAGCTACGCGGTGCACTGGTACGCGGGCACGGGTTCCTGGGCCGGCTCCGAAGCGGTGGTGCGCGTCTACGACTCCGGCGGATTGATCGCCACCTACACCGCGCCGAACAACGCGAACGAGCCGGGGGCGTCCGGGGCGGAGTGGTGGTACGTCTTCGACCTGACCGGCACCACCCTGACGCCGAAGAACACGCTGAGCACGAACCCGCCCCACACCTCCGCGGTGACCTCGCTCGGCGTCAAGTAG
- a CDS encoding M23 family metallopeptidase — MRRWAWLPLALGLALAAAPVHVVRPGETLYRIARTYGVPLEALAAANGIEDVNRIRAGQRLVIPSDPSWPADWGLEVASWPPVQGRPAVFRLPEGVTAVRVFGLEVPAASGRALVPVPADARPGLHPFVLEGSGLKGELLVLAGGYARENIVLSEEKNALLDREKIRAEKARLLEACGPWTPELRWNGPWRWPLDKVEETSAFGTRRSYNGRPGGWHGGVDLRAGEGTPVYAPAAGVVGLSDELYVRGNAVVLRHGRGVCSGYYHLSRRLVEPGQEVARGDLLGYVGATGLVTGPHLHWEVRLLGQTTDPAVFTRPGFWRALAPAAAGRP, encoded by the coding sequence ATGAGGCGCTGGGCCTGGCTGCCGCTCGCGCTCGGGCTGGCGCTGGCCGCGGCCCCGGTGCACGTCGTCCGGCCGGGCGAGACCCTCTACCGCATCGCCCGGACCTACGGGGTGCCGCTCGAGGCCCTGGCCGCCGCCAACGGCATCGAGGACGTCAACCGGATCCGCGCCGGCCAGCGGCTGGTCATCCCCTCGGACCCTTCCTGGCCCGCCGACTGGGGGCTCGAGGTTGCCTCCTGGCCGCCGGTCCAGGGGCGGCCCGCGGTCTTCCGGCTGCCCGAGGGCGTGACGGCGGTGCGGGTCTTCGGGCTGGAGGTGCCGGCCGCGAGCGGCCGGGCGCTGGTGCCGGTGCCGGCCGACGCCCGGCCGGGCCTCCACCCCTTCGTGCTCGAGGGCTCGGGCCTGAAGGGCGAGCTGCTGGTCCTCGCCGGCGGCTACGCCCGCGAGAACATCGTGCTCAGCGAGGAGAAGAACGCCCTGTTGGACCGCGAGAAGATCCGCGCCGAGAAGGCGCGGCTGCTCGAGGCCTGCGGTCCCTGGACGCCGGAGCTGCGCTGGAACGGGCCCTGGCGCTGGCCGCTGGACAAGGTCGAGGAGACCTCGGCCTTCGGCACCCGCCGCAGCTACAACGGCCGCCCCGGCGGCTGGCACGGCGGCGTGGACCTGCGCGCAGGCGAGGGCACCCCCGTCTACGCCCCCGCCGCGGGGGTGGTGGGGCTCTCGGACGAGCTCTACGTGCGCGGCAACGCCGTGGTTCTGCGCCACGGCCGGGGGGTCTGCAGCGGCTACTACCACCTCTCCCGGCGGCTCGTCGAGCCGGGCCAGGAGGTGGCGCGGGGCGACCTGCTCGGCTACGTGGGCGCGACCGGGTTGGTGACCGGCCCCCACCTGCACTGGGAGGTGCGGCTCCTGGGCCAGACGACCGACCCCGCGGTCTTCACCCGTCCCGGGTTCTGGCGGGCGCTAGCGCCCGCGGCAGCAGGCCGGCCGTGA
- a CDS encoding chlorite dismutase family protein gives MAERPKRPEKKLREYSEKTTRRMTDLDPAGLVLDKPPDRARRQFMNYAFFKLDPAFRRLEPSEIEAAKDEFAAVVERWAGREGFIVRTYSLVGLRADTDFMIWRIAFDPAEFQAMQRELNRTRLAGYLTQPYSYLSMQKRSIYVDRYNPEGEGVELMPGEGAYLFVYPFVKKREWYKLTPHTRQGMMDEHIYVSAPFEGVRLNTSYSYGIDDQEFVVAFDANHPQEFVDLVHRLRFTEASMYTLRDTPMFTCKKKPVRELLDDLA, from the coding sequence ATGGCCGAACGCCCCAAGCGACCCGAAAAGAAGCTGCGCGAGTACAGCGAGAAGACGACCCGCCGCATGACCGACCTGGACCCGGCCGGGCTGGTGCTCGACAAGCCCCCCGACCGCGCCCGCCGGCAGTTCATGAACTACGCCTTCTTCAAGCTCGACCCCGCCTTCCGCCGGCTCGAGCCCAGCGAGATCGAGGCCGCCAAGGACGAGTTCGCCGCGGTGGTGGAGCGGTGGGCCGGCCGCGAGGGCTTCATCGTGCGCACCTACTCGCTCGTGGGCCTCCGGGCCGACACCGACTTCATGATCTGGCGCATCGCCTTCGACCCCGCCGAGTTCCAGGCCATGCAGCGCGAGCTCAACCGCACCCGCCTGGCCGGTTACCTGACCCAGCCCTACAGCTACCTCTCGATGCAGAAGCGCTCGATCTACGTCGACCGCTACAACCCCGAGGGCGAGGGGGTGGAGCTGATGCCGGGCGAGGGGGCCTACCTCTTCGTCTACCCCTTCGTGAAGAAGCGCGAGTGGTACAAGCTCACGCCCCACACCCGCCAGGGGATGATGGACGAGCACATCTACGTCTCCGCCCCCTTCGAGGGCGTGCGCCTCAACACCAGCTACTCCTACGGCATCGACGACCAGGAGTTCGTCGTCGCCTTCGACGCCAACCACCCCCAGGAGTTCGTGGACCTGGTCCACCGCCTGCGCTTCACCGAGGCCAGCATGTACACCCTGCGCGACACCCCGATGTTCACCTGCAAGAAGAAGCCGGTGCGCGAGCTGCTCGACGACCTGGCCTGA
- a CDS encoding DeoR/GlpR family DNA-binding transcription regulator, translating into MTLAHARRQKLLELLQAEGGLRTAELAQRLGASEATVRRDLAELERQGRLKRVHGGALPLQPGPAVEPPYELKARARVRAKARIALAASRLVRDGATVILDSGTTLLALARILRERRITALALDLKVADALARGRAEVWLVGGRVRNGLFSLVGPWAERGLADVHADAFFMGADAVDGVAVTNATFEEAAVKQAAAAAAAKTYLLADRSKFGRRALARVLPLEALDGVVGERGVEAELPELREKVGFVELV; encoded by the coding sequence ATGACCCTGGCGCACGCGCGAAGGCAGAAACTCCTGGAACTGTTGCAGGCCGAAGGCGGCCTGCGCACCGCGGAGCTGGCGCAGAGGCTGGGCGCCTCGGAGGCCACGGTCCGCCGCGACCTCGCCGAACTCGAGCGCCAGGGGCGCTTGAAACGGGTGCACGGCGGTGCGCTGCCGCTGCAACCGGGCCCCGCGGTCGAACCCCCCTACGAGCTGAAGGCGCGTGCCCGGGTGCGGGCGAAGGCGCGCATCGCCCTCGCCGCCAGCCGGCTGGTGCGCGACGGGGCCACGGTGATCCTCGACTCGGGCACGACCCTGCTGGCGCTGGCGCGGATCCTGCGCGAGCGCCGCATCACCGCGCTGGCCCTGGACCTCAAGGTCGCCGACGCCCTGGCGCGCGGCCGCGCCGAGGTCTGGCTGGTCGGCGGACGGGTGCGCAACGGCCTCTTCAGCCTGGTCGGCCCCTGGGCCGAGCGGGGACTGGCGGACGTGCACGCGGACGCGTTCTTCATGGGGGCGGACGCGGTGGACGGGGTGGCGGTGACCAACGCCACCTTCGAGGAGGCCGCGGTCAAACAGGCCGCCGCGGCGGCGGCGGCGAAGACCTACCTGCTCGCCGACCGCAGCAAGTTCGGGCGGCGGGCGCTGGCGCGGGTGCTGCCGCTCGAGGCGCTGGACGGCGTCGTCGGCGAGCGCGGGGTCGAGGCCGAGCTACCGGAATTGCGGGAGAAGGTGGGTTTCGTCGAGCTGGTCTAG
- a CDS encoding MFS transporter → MNATTRYTLASLILLFGLGFFVATPGAVLPFWRAEFGILGEMAAFFNLQLLGLLLGVGLATRLRRRHPVVPLSAAVLAAAYLAMGLAPSFAWVVAAAGVGGVAQGVLNVHANGLVGELHPRTRVLMLNRVNAAFGVGAVVAPLWLTWLPWRLGFVLAALGWLAAAGMAWGAPEVRERVGRLSLGLLRRALPLLGAVGLYVAVEASISAWSGTYLTELGYPVRLAGALLAGYWLLLTASRLGLARWVAADPLGRLYRLTLASLAVLLALAWPPLAPLFPLVAVFYGPIFGTSFAALQGRFGQELTAGMFYAAAVGGTLGPALFAALPGPRWIPLGFVVLGALLLLALRRAREV, encoded by the coding sequence ATGAACGCCACGACGCGCTACACCCTCGCCAGCCTGATCCTCCTCTTCGGACTTGGTTTCTTCGTGGCCACCCCGGGGGCGGTGCTTCCTTTCTGGCGCGCCGAGTTCGGGATCCTGGGCGAGATGGCCGCGTTCTTCAACCTGCAGCTCCTGGGCCTGCTGCTGGGCGTGGGCCTGGCCACGCGCCTCCGCCGCCGCCACCCCGTCGTGCCGCTCAGCGCCGCGGTGCTGGCCGCGGCCTACCTAGCCATGGGCCTCGCCCCTTCCTTCGCCTGGGTCGTGGCCGCGGCGGGGGTGGGGGGCGTGGCCCAGGGGGTGCTCAACGTGCACGCCAACGGCCTGGTGGGCGAGCTGCACCCGCGCACCCGGGTGCTGATGCTCAACCGGGTGAACGCCGCCTTCGGCGTCGGGGCCGTCGTCGCCCCGCTCTGGCTCACCTGGCTGCCCTGGCGCCTCGGCTTCGTGCTGGCGGCGCTGGGCTGGCTGGCGGCCGCGGGAATGGCCTGGGGCGCCCCCGAGGTGCGGGAGCGCGTGGGCCGGCTGTCGCTGGGACTGCTGCGCCGGGCGCTGCCGCTTTTGGGCGCGGTGGGCCTCTACGTCGCCGTCGAGGCCTCGATCTCGGCCTGGAGCGGGACCTACCTGACCGAGCTGGGCTACCCGGTGCGGCTCGCGGGGGCGCTGCTCGCCGGGTACTGGCTGCTGCTCACGGCCAGCCGCCTGGGGCTCGCCCGCTGGGTTGCGGCCGACCCGCTGGGGCGGCTCTACCGGCTGACCCTCGCGAGCCTGGCCGTCCTCCTGGCGCTGGCCTGGCCGCCGCTCGCCCCGCTCTTTCCGCTGGTGGCCGTCTTCTACGGGCCGATCTTCGGCACCAGCTTCGCGGCGCTGCAGGGCCGCTTCGGCCAGGAGCTGACCGCGGGGATGTTCTACGCCGCGGCCGTGGGAGGGACGCTCGGCCCCGCGCTCTTCGCGGCGCTGCCGGGGCCGCGCTGGATCCCACTGGGCTTCGTGGTGCTGGGGGCGCTGCTGCTGCTGGCGCTGCGGCGGGCGCGCGAGGTCTAG
- a CDS encoding SDR family NAD(P)-dependent oxidoreductase: MLEKRTALITGAGGGIGAAVAHRLAREGAKVWVTDRDLDAAEATAAAIREAGGRARARRVDVTRREELEAACAAAYAEDGRVDLVVANAGVSTMRPFLELTDEDWAFNFDVNARGTFYTLQTFARRMKDQAPMPGSSLRGKLIAVASMAARQAAPWLAHYSASKFAVLGLVQAAAKELAPFRITVNAVNPGFVKTSMQEREIAWEARLRGTTPEAVVADYLAQTPLGRLERPEDVAGVVAFLAGPDADFITGEAVEVNGGAWIF; encoded by the coding sequence ATGCTTGAGAAAAGAACGGCACTGATCACCGGCGCCGGCGGCGGCATCGGCGCCGCCGTGGCCCACCGGCTCGCGCGCGAAGGCGCCAAGGTCTGGGTCACGGACCGCGACCTCGACGCCGCGGAGGCGACGGCCGCGGCCATCCGGGAGGCGGGCGGGCGCGCCCGCGCGCGGCGCGTGGACGTCACCCGCCGGGAAGAGCTCGAGGCCGCCTGCGCAGCGGCCTACGCCGAGGACGGGCGCGTCGACCTGGTGGTGGCGAACGCCGGCGTGAGCACGATGCGCCCCTTCCTGGAGCTGACCGACGAGGACTGGGCGTTCAACTTCGACGTCAACGCCCGCGGGACCTTCTACACCCTGCAGACCTTCGCCCGGCGCATGAAGGACCAGGCGCCGATGCCGGGAAGCTCGCTGCGGGGGAAGCTGATCGCCGTGGCCAGCATGGCGGCGCGCCAGGCGGCCCCCTGGCTGGCCCACTACTCCGCCTCGAAGTTCGCGGTGCTGGGGCTGGTGCAGGCGGCGGCGAAGGAGCTCGCCCCCTTCCGGATCACCGTCAACGCGGTGAACCCGGGCTTCGTCAAGACCTCGATGCAGGAACGCGAAATCGCCTGGGAGGCGCGGCTGCGGGGCACCACCCCCGAGGCGGTCGTCGCCGACTACCTGGCCCAGACCCCGCTGGGACGGCTGGAAAGGCCGGAGGACGTCGCCGGCGTGGTGGCTTTCCTGGCCGGCCCCGACGCCGACTTCATCACCGGCGAGGCCGTGGAGGTGAACGGCGGGGCCTGGATCTTCTGA
- a CDS encoding AAA family ATPase — translation MGHNVPVSPVLHFEPAPNARPLPELPLLIVVGLTGVGKTSFTRALGWPTLPGRRELVDRYLLPRLGADPARLDRAQRFALTARWRAEHPGGIAEALAAGYAEPVWPLVFDGLRGEAEVRFARERFAEARFVVLEAPAAVRLERLLGRGEGFDRVAVRREEAARFRELAEGVLPQGELDRLLGRGHPLEALIEKLKIVAEEQKHYHPDGPRRALAGSERALFLDTAALNPEAAADRVRAWLEEA, via the coding sequence ATGGGGCATAATGTCCCTGTGTCGCCGGTCCTGCACTTCGAACCCGCCCCGAACGCCCGCCCCCTGCCCGAGCTGCCCCTGCTGATCGTCGTGGGGCTGACCGGGGTGGGCAAGACCAGCTTCACCCGCGCCCTCGGCTGGCCGACGCTGCCGGGCCGCCGCGAGCTGGTCGACCGCTACCTGCTGCCCCGCCTGGGGGCCGACCCGGCGCGGCTCGACCGCGCCCAGCGCTTCGCGCTCACCGCGCGCTGGCGCGCCGAACACCCGGGCGGGATCGCCGAGGCGCTGGCCGCCGGCTACGCCGAGCCCGTCTGGCCGCTCGTCTTCGACGGGCTCCGGGGCGAGGCCGAGGTGCGCTTCGCCCGCGAACGCTTCGCCGAAGCCCGCTTCGTCGTGCTCGAGGCCCCCGCCGCGGTGCGGCTCGAGCGCCTGCTGGGCCGGGGCGAGGGCTTCGACCGGGTCGCGGTGCGCCGCGAGGAGGCGGCGCGGTTCCGCGAGCTGGCCGAGGGGGTGCTGCCGCAGGGCGAGCTCGACCGGCTGCTCGGCCGCGGCCACCCGCTGGAGGCGCTGATCGAAAAACTCAAGATCGTTGCCGAAGAACAAAAGCACTACCACCCCGACGGTCCCCGCCGCGCGCTCGCGGGCTCGGAGCGGGCGCTTTTCCTCGACACCGCCGCCCTAAACCCCGAAGCCGCCGCGGACCGGGTGCGCGCCTGGCTGGAGGAAGCGTGA
- a CDS encoding BtpA/SgcQ family protein: protein MQAFERFQTIFRVRRPVVAMVHLRALPGTPLFDAAGGMDAVVEAARADLRALQQAGVDAVMFGNENDRPYELEVDPASAAAMAYVVGRLKDELRLPFGVDVLWDPKMTLAVAAATGAAFAREIFTGLYGSDMGLWSGRAAEARRYQRRLARDDLFLLYNVSAEFAAPLDARSLPERARSAVFSSLADAVLVSGPMTGEPAPLEHLAAVKRAVQDVPVLANTGVDHANVAEVLRIADGCIVGTALKEDGKTFNPVDPERARAFMERAREARGE, encoded by the coding sequence ATGCAGGCGTTCGAACGTTTTCAGACCATCTTTCGGGTGCGGCGCCCGGTCGTCGCCATGGTGCACCTGCGGGCGCTGCCCGGCACGCCCCTGTTCGACGCGGCGGGCGGCATGGACGCGGTGGTGGAGGCCGCGCGCGCCGACCTGCGCGCGCTCCAGCAGGCCGGCGTGGACGCGGTGATGTTCGGCAACGAAAACGACCGGCCCTACGAGCTAGAGGTCGACCCCGCCAGCGCCGCGGCCATGGCCTACGTGGTGGGCCGGCTCAAGGACGAACTCCGCCTCCCCTTCGGCGTGGACGTGCTCTGGGACCCGAAGATGACGCTCGCCGTGGCCGCCGCCACCGGCGCCGCCTTCGCGCGGGAGATCTTCACCGGCCTCTACGGGTCGGACATGGGGTTGTGGTCGGGGCGCGCCGCCGAGGCCCGGCGCTACCAGCGGCGGCTCGCCCGCGACGACCTCTTCCTGCTCTACAACGTCTCCGCCGAGTTCGCCGCCCCCCTCGACGCGCGCAGCCTTCCCGAGCGGGCGCGCAGCGCCGTCTTCTCGAGCCTCGCCGACGCCGTGCTCGTCTCCGGCCCCATGACCGGGGAGCCGGCGCCGCTCGAGCACCTCGCCGCGGTGAAACGGGCGGTGCAGGACGTGCCCGTGCTGGCCAACACCGGGGTCGACCACGCCAACGTCGCCGAGGTGCTGCGGATCGCCGACGGCTGCATCGTGGGCACCGCGCTGAAGGAGGACGGGAAGACCTTCAACCCCGTGGACCCCGAGCGGGCGCGGGCCTTCATGGAGCGGGCGCGGGAGGCGCGCGGGGAATGA
- a CDS encoding FGGY-family carbohydrate kinase: MRALGVDVGTTAVKAVLLDEEARIVAEAAHPHDLKSPRPGWAEEDPADWWRGTRAVLEALAAQAGLDAVAAVAVSGMVPALVLLDETGAVLRPSIQQNDVRHGDEIAWYRARFPEDELFRRTGATWNPQVIAPKLLWLQRHEPETFARIRRIAGSYEYVTWLLGGRGPEYLEANWALESGLWSVRERRWLVEYLEPLGLDAGVLRPVRAPVERVGAVAGADLPLRPGTPLAAGSADHIAAALAAGLLEEGEAVLKFGGAGDFLYVTPGFAPLPELFIDHHDVPGRYVINGCMATSGSLVKWFRDRFAPGRAYAELDAEAARVPAGSEGLVLLPYFLGEKTPIHDPQARGTVIGLTLHHGPAHVYRAILEGVAFAFRHHVEVLRAHGHAIERFYVMDGGAKSPLWRKITASVLGRPVHRLAAGEAGSAFGTAFLAGVVGGAWEFARIKEAARVAGTTEPDPEWSRVYDDRYGVYREAYLRLRDLYPKLGGHHA; encoded by the coding sequence ATGAGGGCGCTGGGCGTCGACGTGGGCACCACCGCGGTCAAGGCGGTGCTGCTCGACGAGGAGGCCCGGATCGTGGCCGAGGCCGCCCACCCCCACGACCTGAAGAGCCCGCGCCCCGGCTGGGCCGAGGAGGACCCCGCGGACTGGTGGCGGGGCACCCGCGCGGTGCTCGAGGCGCTGGCGGCGCAGGCGGGGCTGGACGCGGTGGCCGCGGTGGCCGTCTCGGGGATGGTGCCGGCGCTGGTGCTGCTCGACGAAACCGGCGCGGTGCTGCGCCCCTCGATCCAGCAGAACGACGTCCGCCACGGCGACGAGATCGCCTGGTACCGGGCGCGCTTTCCCGAGGACGAACTCTTCCGCCGCACCGGGGCCACCTGGAACCCGCAGGTGATCGCGCCCAAGCTGCTCTGGCTGCAGCGGCACGAGCCCGAGACCTTCGCGCGGATCCGCCGCATCGCCGGCTCCTACGAGTACGTGACCTGGCTCCTGGGCGGGCGCGGTCCGGAGTACCTGGAGGCCAACTGGGCGCTCGAAAGCGGGCTTTGGAGCGTGCGGGAGCGGCGCTGGCTCGTCGAGTACCTGGAGCCGCTGGGACTCGACGCGGGGGTGCTGCGCCCCGTGCGCGCCCCCGTCGAGCGCGTGGGCGCGGTGGCCGGCGCCGATCTGCCCCTGCGGCCGGGCACGCCGCTCGCCGCGGGGAGCGCCGACCACATCGCCGCCGCGCTGGCCGCCGGCCTGCTCGAGGAGGGCGAGGCGGTGCTCAAGTTCGGGGGCGCCGGCGACTTCCTCTACGTCACCCCGGGCTTCGCCCCGCTGCCCGAGCTCTTCATCGACCACCACGACGTGCCCGGCCGCTACGTGATCAACGGCTGCATGGCCACCTCGGGCTCGCTGGTCAAGTGGTTCCGCGACCGCTTCGCCCCCGGCCGCGCCTACGCCGAACTCGACGCCGAGGCCGCACGGGTGCCCGCGGGCAGCGAGGGGCTCGTCCTGCTGCCCTACTTCCTGGGGGAGAAGACCCCGATCCACGACCCGCAGGCCCGGGGCACCGTGATCGGGCTCACGCTGCACCACGGCCCGGCCCACGTCTACCGCGCGATCCTCGAAGGCGTGGCCTTCGCCTTCCGCCACCACGTCGAGGTGCTGCGCGCCCACGGTCACGCCATCGAACGCTTCTACGTCATGGACGGCGGGGCCAAGAGCCCCCTGTGGCGCAAGATCACCGCGAGCGTCCTCGGTCGGCCGGTGCACCGGCTGGCCGCCGGCGAGGCCGGCAGCGCCTTCGGCACCGCCTTCCTCGCGGGCGTGGTGGGCGGCGCGTGGGAGTTCGCGCGCATCAAGGAGGCGGCGCGGGTGGCGGGCACGACCGAACCCGATCCCGAATGGTCCCGCGTCTACGACGACCGCTACGGGGTCTACCGGGAAGCCTACCTGCGGCTGCGGGACCTCTACCCGAAACTGGGAGGCCACCATGCTTGA
- a CDS encoding enolase C-terminal domain-like protein — MRLRELRLRPFRIPLAAELRWGAGKRMDALEHALVEVTLEGGAVGRGEVTVRPTIYGETLGSVRAALEWLEPRLREVDVSSAEAVRRVLARLPGNLAAKAGLEMALFEARAAALGRDPLDLLPAGRERVRVSFIVGQGDVEATLASAGFAHARGVRVFKLKTSGRAAEDEARIRALVEAFPDAEVYVDANETLAPRAAAEVLERWRALGVTMVEEPLPVERVRARAALRRRGVLPLIADDAAFTLRDLERELELDTFDVLNVKPARSGFGPSLEMLDRARAAGKEAMIGSQAMSGFGAARAAALAFHAAVTRPSELAFHLLATGGFAPFPPIREGWLERRDLAFGFSETAFARWAL; from the coding sequence GTGAGGCTGCGCGAACTGCGCCTGCGCCCCTTCCGCATCCCCCTGGCCGCGGAGCTGCGCTGGGGCGCGGGCAAGCGGATGGACGCCCTCGAGCACGCCCTCGTCGAGGTCACGCTCGAAGGCGGCGCGGTGGGCCGCGGCGAGGTGACCGTGCGCCCCACGATCTACGGCGAGACCCTGGGAAGCGTGCGCGCCGCGCTGGAATGGCTCGAGCCCCGGCTGCGGGAGGTCGACGTCTCCAGCGCCGAAGCGGTGCGGCGCGTCCTCGCCCGCCTCCCCGGCAACCTCGCGGCCAAGGCGGGGCTGGAGATGGCCCTCTTCGAGGCCCGCGCCGCGGCGCTGGGCCGCGACCCGCTGGACCTCCTGCCCGCCGGGCGGGAGCGCGTGCGGGTGAGCTTCATCGTGGGGCAGGGGGACGTGGAAGCGACGCTCGCGAGCGCCGGCTTCGCCCACGCCCGGGGGGTGCGCGTCTTCAAGCTCAAGACCTCGGGCCGCGCCGCCGAGGACGAGGCGCGCATCCGCGCCCTGGTGGAGGCCTTCCCCGACGCCGAGGTCTACGTCGACGCCAACGAGACCCTCGCCCCGCGGGCCGCCGCCGAGGTGCTCGAGCGCTGGCGGGCGCTGGGGGTGACGATGGTCGAGGAGCCCCTGCCCGTCGAACGCGTCCGCGCCCGGGCGGCGCTGCGGCGGCGGGGGGTCCTGCCCCTGATCGCCGACGACGCGGCCTTCACCCTGCGCGACCTGGAACGCGAGCTCGAGCTGGACACCTTCGACGTCCTCAACGTCAAACCCGCCCGCAGCGGCTTCGGCCCCAGCCTGGAGATGCTGGACCGCGCCCGGGCCGCCGGCAAGGAGGCGATGATCGGCTCCCAGGCGATGAGCGGCTTCGGGGCCGCCCGCGCCGCGGCCCTCGCCTTCCACGCGGCCGTCACCCGGCCCAGCGAGCTGGCCTTCCACCTGCTCGCCACGGGCGGTTTCGCGCCCTTCCCCCCGATTCGCGAGGGGTGGCTCGAGCGGCGGGACCTCGCCTTCGGCTTCAGCGAAACCGCCTTCGCCCGCTGGGCCCTCTAG